Proteins found in one Quercus robur chromosome 2, dhQueRobu3.1, whole genome shotgun sequence genomic segment:
- the LOC126716059 gene encoding probable disease resistance protein At1g61300 has product MSSGWGDMFEAAASGLGLAAASAVGTAAGEEAYNYGKNIVNNMRRKPDNEADNDLEDNHKRLKEEAKKLYARRDDILAQTKTKLVNQVCEAWISRVMKSEEEVRELEIKYNDEKSNKKRRSQHGSSKSRTDLSKIMAEKCDELHNLWLEEKSKIGILVEKLPERVIIMHGPKPEDKPFLHSTVEEILGHLRDKNVKRIGLWGMPGIGKTTIMKSLNNYEEIAKMFDIVIWVTVSKDLSLEKLLHKIADRLKLNMEGITEPEIAQQIWRELKSKRYLLLLDEVWDFLDLSLIGMYESEMDSKVVLATRYLHVCSDMDTHLELNVPRLSEADAWNMFKVKVGRNFNIPNVEPIAKEVVIECAGLPLLIDKVASNFRRRDNIHLWRDGLRSLRRWPSIKIQGIGELIECLEFCYENLKDEVQKDCFLYCALYTEDYEIYTDPLLECWTVEGFIHDASEFRVARGIGHSILKELISVSLLEKSEKMNHVRMNKVIRTMALNISSRRCNFNILVKPHEGLQEAPDEVEWQKANRISLMDSKLGTLPKMPDCNKLSTLLLQRNWELKEIPDLFFRYMQNLRVLDLHGTGITLLPPTISVLKCLRALYLHSCISLMNLHLNGLEHLEVLDIRDTGLNHFPIQIRHLIRLKCLRMSLSNFGIRHTSDVESCRNVFSSLYLLEELQIIVDSNNQSWELTVKAISEGVATLMHLTSLSICFPTVDCLKSFISTSQLWKVCCFTFQFSVGYHDTALYKILGCFEYQNMNCLKFANGEGVDPIISEVLLKTHAFELIGHKGASRLSDFGVDSINKMRGCLIEGCNEIETIVDGNSITGSALICLEKMLINNVPNLKTVWEGPVHYGSLSQLTTLTLCNCLNLKMISLVA; this is encoded by the exons ATGAGTAGCGGGTGGGGAG ATATGTTTGAGGCAGCAGCTTCTGGTTTAGGTTTGGCTGCAGCTTCTGCTGTGGGTACTGCAGCAGGGGAGGAGGCCTACAACTAtgggaaaaatattgtcaataACATGAGGCGCAAACCTGATAATGAAGCTGATAATGATCTAGAAGATAACCATAAAAGGTTAAAAGAGGAAGCAAAGAAGCTGTATGCCAGAAGGGATGATATATTGGCTCAAACAAAGACAAAGCTAGTCAATCAAGTATGTGAAGCTTGGATTTCTAGGGTCATGAAGAGTGAAGAAGAGGTACGAGAACTAGAAATCAAGTACAATGatgaaaaaagtaataaaaagagACGGAGTCAGCATGGGTCAAGCAAGTCACGCACAGATCTTAGCAAAATCATGGCAGAGAAGTGTGATGAACTGCATAATCTTTGGTTAGAGGAAAAGTCTAAGATAGGAATACTAGTTGAGAAATTGCCAGAGCGGGTGATAATTATGCATGGACCCAAACCAGAAGACAAGCCATTTCTCCACTCAACTGTTGAAGAAATACTGGGCCATCTAAGAGATAAGAATGTAAAAAGAATTGGACTTTGGGGAATGCCAGGAATTGGGAAAACAACCATAATGAAGAGCTTAAATAACTATGAAGAAATTGCTAAAATGTTTGATATTGTTATTTGGGTAACCGTATCAAAGGATTTGAGTTTAGAAAAGTTGCTACACAAAATTGCAGATCGGTTAAAATTGAATATGGAAGGCATCACTGAGCCTGAAATTGCACAACAAATATGGAGAGAGTTAAAAAGCAAAAGGTATCTACTTCTTTTGGATGAAGTTTGGGACTTTCTTGATCTGTCTCTAATAGGAATGTATGAAAGTGAAATGGATAGCAAGGTGGTATTGGCAACTAGATATCTTCATGTTTGTTCTGATATGGATACTCATTTGGAATTAAATGTGCCACGATTGTCTGAAGCTGATGCATGGAATATGTTCAAGGTAAAGGTGGGTCGAAATTTCAATATTCCAAATGTTGAACCAATAGCCAAGGAAGTTGTTATTGAATGTGCTGGTTTGCCACTCTTGATAGACAAGGTAGCAAGTAATTTTAGAAGAAGGGATAACATTCACCTATGGAGGGATGGATTAAGAAGTTTGCGGAGATGGCCTAGTATCAAAATCCAAGGCATTGGTGAATTGATTGAGTGCTTGGAgttttgttatgaaaatttgaaagatgAGGTTCAAAAGGATTGCTTTCTCTATTGTGCATTATATACTGAAGACTATGAAATTTATACAGATCCTCTATTGGAATGCTGGACAGTTGAAGGTTTCATTCATGATGCAAGTGAGTTTAGAGTTGCACGTGGGATAGGGCATTCAATATTGAAGGAACTTATCAGCGTGTCTTTGCTAGAGAAGAGTGAAAAGATGAATCATGTGAGGATGAACAAAGTAATACGAACTATGGCACTTAACATTTCTTCTCGAAGatgtaattttaatattttggtgAAACCCCATGAAGGGTTGCAAGAGGCCCCCGATGAGGTAGAATGGCAAAAAGCAAATCGAATCTCCTTGATGGATAGTAAATTGGGCACTTTGCCGAAAATGCCAGATTGCAATAAGCTTTCCACACTGTTATTACAGAGAAATTGGGAACTAAAAGAGATTCCTGATTTATTCTTTCGATACATGCAAAATCTACGAGTTCTAGATTTACATGGCACTGGAATTACGTTATTACCACCTACTATATCCGTCTTGAAGTGTCTTAGAGCGCTATATTTGCATTCTTGCATCTCTTTAATGAATCTCCACTTAAATGGACTTGAGCATCTTGAGGTGCTTGATATTCGAGACACTGGGCTTAATCATTTTCCAATTCAGATTAGACATTTGATTCGGTTGAAGTGTTTACGTATGTCATTGTCGAATTTTGGCATTAGACATACAAGTGATGTAGAATCTTGTCGAAATGTCTTTTCAAGTCTTTATTTATTGGAAGAGCTACAAATAATTGTGGATTCAAATAATCAAAGTTGGGAGCTAACTGTAAAGGCTATTTCTGAGGGAGTGGCTACCTTGATGCATTTGACTTCACTTTCAATTTGCTTCCCTACAGTGGATTGTCTTAAGAGTTTTATCTCAACGAGCCAATTATGGAAAGTTTGCTGCTTCACATTTCAGTTTTCTGTTGGTTACCATGACACAGCCCTTTATAAAATTCTTGGTTGCTTTGAATATCAAAATATGAATTGTTTGAAATTTGCAAATGGTGAAGGTGTAGATCCTATCATTTCAGAGGTACTTTTGAAAACTCATGCATTTGAATTGATTGGGCACAAGGGAGCTTCAAGACTATCAGATTTTGGTGTTGATAGTATCAACAAGATGCGAGGTTGTTTGATTGAAGGGTGCAATGAAATTGAAACGATTGTTGATGGCAATAGCATAACAGGAAGTGCATTAATATGCTTGGAAAAGATGCTCATAAATAATGTTCCAAATTTAAAAACCGTTTGGGAAGGTCCGGTACATTATGGAAGCCTATCTCAGCTAACAACTTTAACGTTATGCAACTGTTTGAACTTGAAGATGATTTCTCTAGTGGCATGA